The following proteins are co-located in the Silene latifolia isolate original U9 population chromosome 1, ASM4854445v1, whole genome shotgun sequence genome:
- the LOC141648951 gene encoding uncharacterized protein LOC141648951 — translation MICALTYKKSGQEEVNGVWESTTNNRKWDPYSKTYNEGWKAHPNFRWGNSQAGPSSVPPRGQFLQRPQGQQFNQQVPQQAAEKAPPSSSMSTEDMIRALTLSVTQDRADNKQNFMNLENQVSQLATAINRLEARDSNALPFQTVVNSKNVSAVTLRNGRQLVEAEKIKRKVKEPVIHEIEEDIVIKEGEEASIVKEKEHILSSIPVMEPEVPFPDALKRTHHFEYDKDIYEVFQKCEVNISLLNLWKSIPKYAKFLKELCTIKRNNKLKGVKKVKVSEHVSAMFQKKLPTKYSDPGMFTIPCTIGNTKIQKAMQDLGASINVMPYSLYESMKLGPLHSTSVVIQLADRSNVYPKGIVEDVLVLVDNLIFPADFYVLYMEHDEHAAPILLGRPFLKTASTKIDVSSGSMTMESSGQVVQFNIYDAMKYPDDYHSLNFIDIIDPLAQDFFSFNGDDELQVALENSVDGQEVEYVFFANLKEVVADLHKLEELPFDFNNKLPLTAPSEKLLPSILYASVVELKALPEHLKYIFLGEGETLHVIISSKLTEEQEARLKDVLVENKLAIG, via the coding sequence ATGATTTGTGCCCTTACTTACAAAAAAAGTGGCCAAGAAGAGGTGAATGGTGTTTGGGAGAGTACTACAAATAACAGGAAATGGGATCCATATTCCAAGACCTATAATGAAGGATGGAAGGCTCACCCTAACTTTCGTTGGGGAAATTCTCAAGCCGGTCCATCGTCTGTCCCTCCTAGAGGTCAGTTTCTCCAAAGACCACAAGGACAACAATTTAATCAACAAGTGCCACAACAAGCAGCTGAGAAAGCACCACCGAGCTCATCAATGTCCACGGAGGATATGATTCGGGCTCTTACTCTCAGTGTTACTCAAGATAGAGCAGATAATAAGCAAAATTTTATGAATCTTGAAAATCAGGTTAGTCAGCTAGCTACTGCCATTAATCGGTTGGAGGCTAGAGATTCAAATGCACTACCATTTCAAACGGTGGTGAATTCAAAGAATGTGAGTGCAGTCACTTTGAGAAATGGGAGACAACTAGTGGAGGCtgagaaaataaaaagaaaagtcAAGGAACCGGTGATTCATGAAATAGAGGAAGATATTGTGATCAAGGAAGGTGAAGAAGCTTCTATTGTTAAGGAGAAGGAGCATATTCTCTCTTCTATACCGGTGATGGAACCGGAGGTACCCTTTCCTGATGCACTTAAGAGGACTCACCACTTTGAGTACGACAAGGACATTTATGAGGTATTTCAAAAGTGTGAGGTAAACATCTCCCTTCTTAATCTTTGGAAAAGTATTCCTAAATATGCAAAATTCTTAAAGGAGTTGTGTACTATTAAAAGGAATAACAAGTTGAAAGGGGTGAAGAAAGTGAAGGTTAGTGAACATGTGTCCGCTATGTTTCAAAAAAAATTACCCACTAAGTATAGTGATCCGGGCATGTTCACTATCCCTTGCACCATTGGAAACACTAAGATTCAAAAGGCCATGCAAGATTTAGGAGCTTCTATTAATGTGATGCCTTACTCCTTATATGAATCTATGAAACTTGGTCCTCTACATTCTACTAGTGTTGTTATCCAGTTAGCTGATAGATCGAATGTCTACCCGAAAGGGATTGTTGAGGATGTGCTTGTTTTGGTTGATAATCTTATCTTTCCTGCTGATTTTTATGTGCTATACATGGAACATGATGAACATGCGGCCCCTATTCTGTTAGGTAGGCCATTCTTGAAAACTGCTAGCACTAAGATTGATGTGTCGAGTGGGTCAATGACCATGGAGTCCAGTGGTCAGGTGGTACAGTTTAACATCTATGATGCTATGAAATATCCTGATGACTACCACTCTTTGAATTTTATTGACATTATTGACCCTTTAGCCCAAGATTTCTTTAGTTTTAATGGTGATGATGAGTTGCAAGTAGCTTTGGAAAATAGTGTGGATGGTCAAGAGGTAGAATATGTTTTTTTTGCTAACTTGAAGGAGGTTGTGGCCGACTTACATAAGTTGGAGGAGCTTCCTTTtgattttaataataaattgCCACTAACTGCTCCTTCGGAGAAATTGTTGCCGTCTATTTTGTACGCATCTGTGGTAGAACTTAAGGCTCTACCTGAGCATTTGAAGTATATCTTCCTTGGTGAGGGAGAAACACTTCATGTTATCATCTCTAGTAAGCTCACCGAGGAACAAGAAGCAAGGTTGAAAGACGTACTTGTGGAGAACAAATTAGCTATTGGTTAG